Genomic window (Plasmodium knowlesi strain H genome assembly, chromosome: 9):
TCCGTCCAACTGAGTATTCCTCATCTTGGCTATTTTGTTCATAACTCGATCCGTCTCCATATAtgtctatttctttttttttgttgttattttttctaatgtTGGAccgaatatttttatgttcctCTTCCGATATGTTGTCCCTCGTCAGTACGTTGAAGCTCCTCGTGTGATCTACGCTTCCGCTAAGGTTTATTTTGcttctgttccttcgttCGTTTTTATTCGCATTGTGGTGATCATCATCATGGTAGGCAAGGTGATCGCTACCGGCAGCTTCGCCATCTTCGTCATTATCAACCTCATGTGAGGACACACCATCCAGGAATTGATCTGCTCTCTTACCTGCATTGATGTTCCACCTAGTACTCCTCACTTGGCCCTTACGAATCCGGGAATCGGAAGCTTCCACCCCCAGCGAGTCATCACTTGAGTACTTCCTTTCGGCATCCAATTTCTCAGAAATtaggaaagaagaattattattCTTTAACTTGAGAGACCACTGAATTAATTTCTCTCTCTCCTCCTTCAATTTCAGCAGGGGATCTACCGAGTCTTTCGATTTCTTCGATGGATCGCTCATCCTACTTTCTTTGTCCGAACGGAAAAGGGTAAACAAAAGGGCAATAAAGAGAgcagtaataaaaaaaagggcttaTCTAATTGGAACTAATGAGCGCGTGTGTGGCTGGGGGGGGTCCTTTCTTATGTAGTTTTGTGACAAcgttggagaaaaaacggATAGGTTGATTATGGAGGGGTGGGCATACGTAAatacaaggaaaaataaaaaaggttacaaagtgttacaaaaaaaaaaaaataaaaaaaaaaaaaaataggtgtGTTAACTCCCCTTTGGAGTGTTGCTCCCCCCCAAATGGTAttaacacatatatatgcgttcACACACTTGTCCATTTTCCCACTCGGGGGCGTATCCCATGGAAATTCCCGAGGGTATATTTACCAAAGTACCAGTAGGTCTTTATTCACACACTGGCAAAGCCATTCGCCATTTAActttacataaaaatattctgtGGATGTACAAAACAAAAGcgtattaaaaataaaaagaaatttcgTGTAATTTGGCCAAagtgggaaggaagaaaaggggaaaaaagaaggggagatataaaatggcaaaataatACATTGATGAGATGGATGAGACGGGACAAAGTCAATAAAATAGTGCAACAAAAAAACGCAACAAAAAAacgcaacaaaaaaatgcaacaaaaaaatgcaacaaaaCAACCCTTGCGGAAGCAGTCTCTTATTACATACGTCCTATTTCTGCTAGGCATAATTTTTctaactcattttttttcttccatttccatTTCTCTTTGAAATGGTGCTAAACATGTgtaatgatttttttttttttttttaattttccattttggaatactttaaaaaaaaaaaaaaaaaaaaatcattacACATGTTTAGCACCCCGCCCCGGAGCGTTTGATGAggtcattttattttgccaAATCAaacgggggaaaaaaaaaaagtgccaaaAGGTTTGATTCTCCCGAAGGTGGTACTATTCTGTCAGTCCTATTTAATTTACTGGGCAAAGAAGCATCCACATGACAGTACGTGTTATGCCCCTTTTTGGGTACCCGTTTGGACATTCATTTTGGAACTTGCGCGTGGATACTCCCTGGCAGATGCTCCCTTCTGCGCACATCGCATGGTGCGCGTTTTCCTTCGGCATGTGTTCGACCTACCCACTGGCCCTTGTGCATTccgtgggggaaaaaaaaaggaacgaaagaGGAGGCACAAAAACGCCACAAAATTAAAtaccaaaaaggggaaaaagctGAAATGGAAACTTAAGCAGAAGGGGGCACCTTGCCAAAAACGGTATCACCATTTAAAGCGTTCTACTCGCAATGCCAAAACAATtgcaggaagaggaagaaatgactacaaaaaagaaagagctTAATTTGGTGATTATTGGAGGAATCatgttgaaatttttttttttttctttttcctcctcttcttttttatttgtcgGATGACTAactaaaattaaaaagaaaaaatgaaaaatgaaaaatgaaataaggAAAATTGAGCATAACTATGGCATTGAATACGTTTCAGAacgaagggaaaagaaaagggaggtTCTGTTGGCCATACTAACTTTGACCGCGTACTACCTGTATTGTCTCTACTCGGTATGAAAGTGTGAGTTACACGGATGTGTATACAGATGAGCGCCTGATGAGGGAACAGTTCATCTACCCCCACATACGCATGTTTAGAGCTCAAAAGCGTTGCAATGtctggaaaaaatgaaaaggcacGGAAGGATGGGGCGGGATAATTGGCAGAGTAGTGTACCTCATGGGAGAGAACCCACAAAGGCGAAAGGataaaaagatgaaaaagtgGAGAGTCCTTTGACAACTTTCTCGTTGCATTTGCACAACTAGACACACCCATGCATGCTCAATCTTTTCCGGGCATTACGCCCTTCCTAGGGATACAAGAAGGGATACGTTTCGCTAGACgaatttcaatttttcctgtttGTTCTGTACATCTCGTTTATCATAATATACCTGAATAATCATTACATTGGTTAAAATATCctaagaggaaaatatattttacacaAAAAGTGGTTGCCAAAGTggacacatgtgtatgtcaCAGCTCGTCGAATAACGTACTATGgaagtttttaattttttctttttttttccttttttttttttcccccccccccttactTCTCAACAGAAAGGCTATTCCTTGTGAACAACATTGGAATACAAATTGAGAGGAAAAGTTGTTTCCGACATCGgttaaaatttatttgcatAAGTGACATAAAGAACATCTTTATAAACGAGGTAGGAGTTtcttaaagaaggaaatgtatTTAACGTTGTTTCCTCACTGTAGTTACTCTGCGTTCAGCTAATTcatgtgtccattttttattttattcatatatCTTCCCTGTtctcccacttttttttttttttttttttttttaaggccATTTACATATTCGAGATTTGCCCCTATTTGTGCATCACGTTGCGGAACAATAAGCTCATCGTCTTGTTTGAGGTaggagaagagaagaaatggaCATGGCAATTGAACTGTCTATCGTGTTGCCTATCGGGGTGTCTGTCCATTCTTCACACTCGATGGACCGAACCGATGGGTATAAGTGCCCACAAACGTTCAATGTAGTCAAGAGCGTGAAGATGTGCGTTTGTCCACCTCCCCTCAACTgccatatttctttttccccctttggcaGAACTTCAACCTAGGAATGAAAAGTctcgtgtatatatacaggGACGTGAAAAGAGTAATCGATCGTAGTTATAAGGAGGAGTTTATAGGTGTCAAAGCTGTGGAAGTGAAAGAACAGGAAGAACACGGAAGtagagaagaacaaaattgtaCTGTTCCAAATGAGGTGTGCTCAACAAATAATCCCTCTTCAagcgaagaggaaaatattttcaagcTTTTGAATTTTAGTTCATGCGataattacaaaataaatgatgaAGTTAGGGAAagggcaaaaataaaaacgtacgacatatacataaataaaaaattagcacTGGACATAATGAATAGTTGactgtcttttttttcctcctaattgctccctccctttttaactttttttttttttttttttttttttttttttttttttttttgatctcGCTAATGTgacttttattttcatcgaTGATCCTTTCTTTCTGTTGCGAGAgtgtcactttttttttttttttcttttttttttcaaatttgtcaacttttccaattttgctTGACACTTTGCCTAACTTTGGTCAATTTTTTTGCCAACCgtgctttcctttttttgccccctttTAAGAGGAAAGACGCGCTGAGGAGTTCTGAAAGGCAATTGACTTCGTGCATCTGTGCGTTTGACATTTTAGCCCCTCACAAGGGAATTCTACATGCTCCTGCGAAACGGATATACATAAGTGCAAGCTTACACTTATCTCCAGAGGAGCATACCGATTGGCATAGACGCTGACAAAATGGGGGattacaaaaggaaaatcccCGTCTATAACGAttatgagaaaaagaaagatctgttaaaatattcctttttaaaagatgGAGAGGAGGAACAAAGAGTCGTCCAGAAGAAACACGCAACGGAAGAGGTCCAATTTATTAGTAAGTATCATAAAGGACAAGAAGaacagaagaacaaaaaaacagaagaacaaaagaacATCTTTCAAATAGgtgtaaaaatgggggacAAGAGAAAAcccattttatttcctctacCCTCCTTTTGCagtaaagaaaagggaaaacatgCGGGATATCCTGATCCACCGGCGGGATTTAAGTTCGTCCATCGCTCAGTCATGCGAATGAATAAGCACGTGGATATTCAAATGAGCAAATGTGTGCATCTGCATAGCTCTCCCCATTATTGTTCATCACTCATTGTGGTAATTTACTCGTCAAGGCAACCGGACGCAGGGGGATGTACTGACTGAGAGGAAGGTACATCCACTATGTGCGCGCTATGTGTGAACAGGTCAGGGACCACTACCAGGGGCCCACTCGAGAGGAAGGACAAATTTACATaggtatatattcatatatatacacatttccccttttcttttagaACAAACTGAAGGAAGATAACAGCGAGGGGTACTACGCCCACGAGAAGAAGTTCCCCTTCCTCATCGACACGACTGTGAAGAAACCAGATATAACGAGATGCATGCGAGATGTTCTAAATAACATATATGGTGAGGCAGTTATTACGTTGGAAgtacaaatatacacatgttCGAACACATGTATGAATGTGCATAGGAAGATACACTCGTCACTACGTCCAGATATCTGCATCACCTCCTCACGCATGTAGAGCAGGATGATGTGGAGAAAATTCGATTATCCGATGACATTAAAACCAAGGAGGTTTTGCttgaaaggaggaaggaactgTTTCTTCAGGAGCTAAGTATGTCTACTTTATAAGAACACTGTTGCATATACTTCTGTGTAAGCTCCTTTGTGAGTAGCGTGTAGTTAGCTACACTTTTTAAGAGGGAATTGAGTGGAGAGGCTCAGGTTTCCCCCTATCCACGGCGTAGATGCATAttgtatgtatgtaaatgtacatgtgtcAATGCGTATGCTCCTACAGGCCTCCATTTCAACACTCTTCCCCTTCAGGTGGTGGCGAGTTTGTGAACGTCCATGCAGAGCTGTTTTTAGATCCACAGAAGGATTACATGTACGGGAGAAATGAGCATGCAAATTTGTACTCCCGGGGGAAGGATGGGATCACCTGTGAGAGCATTCCCTtaaatggggggaaaaaaaaaaaaaaaaaaaaacgtaacaTGACTAGACATACTATATCATAACCTACCATGCAACCACGCGGGATGGTGCAACCTCCCCCTTTCAGTGACGCAGTAAAGAATAAGAACAAAATGTTGACTCTCAAGAATTACGGGTTGGGACAGTCTCCTTccgattttgttttttcctacccGCACGTTAAGGCCAGTAAGTATAGACTCCCCTTATTTAACCATCATGGAAATAGTTtttacgtacatatatgatCATAACGGGGACCAACTTTCCCAGGCCCCAAACAtaagggtggaaaaaaaaaatgcttacaCGTGGGCAGATGTATATTAACTGATTCACCACAGAAGTAGTTCCGATTTCACATGGGACaccacattttttccttctgtgaacccaaaacagaaggaagaggTGGATATGCCACCGAAATGGTCAAGTCGAACATactgaaaaacaaaaatgagggaATCACAAAAAGGGTAAGTGTGTcgacaaaaatgtatatctTCCCCATTTCTGTGTCCTCCGATTTTAACCGTacatcatttttcttttttcttttttcttttttttttaacttaatGCAGTTAAACGTGTACAATGTAGAAGGTAAGGGGCAAAATTTGCGACTGAGAATAGGTAAAGAGAtaccaaaaataaaaattgcaacgTAATAACATGTCTCTACTTTTTTCACCCTGAAGATTTATacacaggaaaaaatcaCGAAATGAGGTTACCTGACAATTCGTTCGATGAaacagtttctttttttttctttctttcttttttttttttttttgcgctcaTGCCGACGTTGGCGTGATGAACTCTACAACactgtctttttttttttttttttttactccattTAGAGAACAGGCGGGTTCGCATAGCGGAGACATCACAACGAAGAGCAGTTCATATAAatgttatatatgtatacaaatgTACACACTATgcctccacacacacacacacaatgGATaatctttccccccccccctcttgaCAAAGTCTTCTTGATGAAAAACAGACTGAAATATATTAACCACACGCGAAATAGTCACTTCGTGGAAAATTATCTGAAAGTAATTACACCTGCGTGATGGAGGGATATCCATTGGAGACCCCGCATTTAACTACCCATTTTATTTCCCATCTGGAATGACCTCttacccccccacacacacatcgCTTCACTGAAGGAACGGCCGAGAATTGTTCTGAGGTATAAAGGATTTCAAAAAAGGCTATAatatgggaagaaaaaaaaaaaaataaattcatatacctaaatatatacatatatggacatatatataaagataATAACTTCGGAGTGGCGTCCAGAAGAGCACCTGATCAAACGAGAAGACGAAATAGAGTCCATCCATTTAAGAAATGCAGAGCACAgttaacacaaaaaaaaaaaaaaaaaggagaacaaaTTGAGCTACATTTCTTTTTGCCGCATGGGTGAAGGGGCGTGATGGATGCGTCTACGCCCATCTTAAATGTGCCAGCgatggggaaggaaaaaaaaaaaaaaaaaaaaaagaccactTAAATTCAATCACTGGTGGAGGTTAACAGTTCgcaaaatgtacacatggatatttattttcacatttgtgttttttttttttttttttttttaaatgtcacTTGTGGAGGTAGAATACGCTGCGACCATTACATCGTTTCATCGCTCCACCACTCTGTTTCCCGCTAGACGGTCCAGAAGAGCCTCAAAAGGCCAAAGAGGTATTGGAAAATTTCGTTCGACGATAACTTAGACTGACCGAACATGCGGTCGACAAAGACATATCcaacttcttcaattttcttGCCCAACTTATTGGCCCGTA
Coding sequences:
- a CDS encoding phosphatidylinositol N-acetylglucosaminyltransferase subunit H, putative, whose amino-acid sequence is MKNEIRKIEHNYGIEYVSERREKKREVLLAILTLTAYYLYCLYSGYKKGYVSLDEFQFFLFVLYISFIIIYLNNHYIERLFLVNNIGIQIERKSCFRHRLKFICISDIKNIFINEAIYIFEICPYLCITLRNNKLIVLFENFNLGMKSLVYIYRDVKRVIDRSYKEEFIGVKAVEVKEQEEHGSREEQNCTVPNEVCSTNNPSSSEEENIFKLLNFSSCDNYKINDEVRERAKIKTYDIYINKKLALDIMNS